The following proteins are co-located in the Malus sylvestris chromosome 13, drMalSylv7.2, whole genome shotgun sequence genome:
- the LOC126594957 gene encoding uncharacterized protein LOC126594957 — MEDLWKRARTFAEEAAKKSQTLTASAKITDLVSETAKRSREFAAEASKKADEIKTAALKQADQIKSLSVSEIIPPQLASLSIVNSASASSAPEPPSPSELRKFGVTDDLRDFVKGLTSDTFKHFPVQDAAAEVSDVPTTTSNVRKDLTEWQERHATLVLTTVKEISRLRYELCPRVMKERIFWKIYFTLVSSHVAPYEKQYMEELKVKEAEKLKDDIVKPTPVVGVTDKAEGSEKNTKPLVSKSSSTEQDLDSFLLGDLEDSDGGPDDGDGSFDDDFDKIGNSDVEDEKHAKK; from the exons ATGGAAGACTTGTGGAAGCGAGCCAGGACCTTCGCCGAAGAAGCGGCCAAGAAGTCCCAAACCCTAACCGCCTCCGCCAAGATCACCGACCTGGTCTCCGAAACCGCCAAGCGATCCCGCGAGTTCGCCGCCGAGGCGTCGAAGAAGGCCGACGAGATCAAGACGGCCGCGCTCAAGCAGGCCGATCAGATCAAGTCCCTCTCCGTCTCCGAGATCATTCCTCCCCAGCTCGCCTCGCTCTCGATCGTCAACTCCGCCTCCGCGTCCTCCGCCCCTGAGCCGCCCTCGCCGTCTGAGCTCAGGAAGTTCGGTGTCACCGACGATCTCAGAGATTTTGTCAAGGGACTCACTTCCGACACCTTCAAGCATTTTCCGGTCCAGG ATGCGGCGGCGGAGGTCTCCGATGTGCCGACCACGACCTCGAATGTGAGGAAGGATCTGACGGAGTGGCAGGAGCGACATGCAACTTTGGTGCTCACTACTGTTAAG GAAATTTCAAGGCTgagatatgaattatgcccgCGTGTTATGAAAGAAAGAATATTCTGGAAGATATACTTTACCCTTGTGAGCAGTCATGTGGCGCC ATATGAGAAGCAATACATGGAGGAATTGAAGGTCAAGGAAGCAGAGAAACTAAAAGATGATATTGTGAAGCCAACACCTGTTGTTGGAGTGACTGACAAAGCAGAAGGATCTGAAAAGAACACAAAGCCTTTAGTTTCCAAATCATCGTCAACTGAGCAGGACTTGGATAGTTTTCTTTTGGGTGATCTTGAAGACAGTGATGGGGGTCCAG ATGATGGTGATGGGAgctttgatgatgattttgacaAGATTGGCAATTCG gatgttgaagatgagaaGCATGCGAAGAAATGA
- the LOC126594963 gene encoding uncharacterized protein LOC126594963 — translation MEMAFFTFLCILILSTLLITPSCASLQTQLLPSNKQAAAKNELQVSLPTLPRKLRFTVKVTVAEQEGKDYSAYSNHKENALAGGKKPRTQKEEDEKVQVVERSRSAETRQERMEKEDTPEFFTMDYQSVRRRSPIHNSFPAVSP, via the exons ATGGAGATGGCATTCTTCACTTTTCTTTGCATTCTAATTCTCTCCACTTTGCTAATTACACCCAGCTGTGCTTCTCTGCAAACTCAACTTCTACCATCGAACAAACAAGCTGCAG ccaagaacgaACTGCAAGTTTCTCTCCCTACACTGCCAAGAAAACTTAGGTTCACTGTTAAAGTAACT GTTGCAGAACAAGAAGGTAAAGATTACTCAGCCTACAGCAACCATAAGGAAAATGCTTTAGCAG GTGGTAAGAAGCCAAgaacccagaaagaagaagatgaaaaagtGCAGGTAGTGGAAAGAAGCAGATCAGCAGAAACAAGGCAGGAACGGATGGAGAAGGAGGACACGCCAGAGTTCTTCACAATGGATTATCAGAGTGTAAGACGACGAAGTCCCATACACAACTCCTTCCCTGCAGTTTCTCCATGA
- the LOC126594946 gene encoding uncharacterized protein LOC126594946 isoform X2, with product MKESQNRVSCGSEVNEEDAGQVPCMRNGFSVSNFDCSKILDDLENSNEDAAVKGFGSPYARSSENFEASEKESDYFMDKSVTECELPELIVCYKDSSCNKIKDICIDEGMPSQDKNWVETGMDEEACCTYLSPDEDQNKQMLEEQLDIVTTIPDGFKSITNNDLEKVFSIPRNSKDLMERGDAINSEKIAIDVSKEISSPANVLAVQELGEGNPQSKSSNKDSNEAKQETVQVSSEIAKTESPTLVSETEGSNHVEKEVLVSAAEESQCLLGDRKAENRNIISGFDASAHVSITADARPQIGVCDMPLHDDGHDVKNDNISDSEVVPSQVQQCLAPMVTGREECPENGVHLDTRNTSNVDDDISDSMLVSSHVQHCLPPVATGNEECPEIGVCQNLDILDTAKVDDDISDSKIVWSQVQHCSASPTIARDECPENGICQCPETSNTSKVDDISYSKVVSSQVQHWLAPETSYQYMGEDVNADTQNAPLQFQRGLGESSFSAAGHFSNFIASGPYSGNVSLRSESSTTSTRSFAFPVLQSEWNSSPVRMAKADRRHLRKHRGWRGCFLCCRF from the exons ATGAAGGAAAGTCAGAACAGGGTTTCGTGTGGTTCAGAGGTCAATGAAGAAGATGCTGGTCAAGTACCTTGTATGAGAAATGGCTTTTCTGTATCAAATTTTGACTGCTCAAAGATTCTGGATGACTTGGAAAATAGTAATGAAGACGCAGCAGTAAAAGGTTTTGGGTCACCATATGCTCGTTCTTCTGAAAATTTTGAAGCATCAGAGAAGGAATCGGATTATTTTATGGACAAAAGTGTTACAGAATGTGAGCTTCCAGAATTGATAGTATGTTACAAAGACAGCAGTTGTAATAAAATTAAGGACATATGTATTGATGAGGGAATGCCTTCCCAAGACAAGAACTGGGTTGAAACTGGCATGGATGAGGAGGCATGCTGCACCTATTTATCTCCTGATGAGGATCAGAATAAGCAAATGCTTGAAGAACAATTGGACATCGTTACGACCATTCCTGACGGCTTTAAATCTATTACAAATAATGATTTAGAGAAGGTATTTTCCATTCCTCGCAATTCCAAGGATCTGATGGAGAGAGGCGATGCTATAAATTCGGAGAAGATCGCAATTGACGTGTCCAAAGAAATTTCGTCCCCTGCAAATGTGCTGGCAGTGCAAGAGTTGGGTGAAGGGAACCCCCAGTCTAAGTCTTCTAATAAGGACAGTAATGAAGCCAAACAAGAGACTGTTCAG GTTTCAAGTGAAATAGCAAAGACCGAGAGCCCTACTTTGGTTTCAGAAACTGAAGGGTCTAACCATGTTGAGAAGGAAGTATTGGTTTCTGCAGCTGAGGAATCACAGTGCCTTCTTGGTGATAGAAAGGCAGAGAACAGAAACATTATTTCTGGTTTCGATGCTTCAGCACATGTATCCATTACCGCAGATGCGCGTCCTCAAATTGGTGTCTGCGATATGCCTTTACATGATGATGGTCATGATGTCAAAAATGACAATATCTCTGATTCAGAGGTCGTGCCCAGCCAAGTTCAACAGTGTTTAGCACCCATGGTTACTGGAAGAGAAGAGTGTCCTGAGAATGGTGTACATCTCGATACTAGAAATACGTCCAATGTTGATGATGACATTTCTGATTCAATGCTTGTTTCAAGCCATGTTCAACATTGTTTACCACCTGTGGCTACTGGAAATGAGGAGTGTCCTGAAATTGGTGTCTGTCAAAATCTCGATATTTTAGATACGGCCAAGGTTGATGATGACATTTCTGATTCAAAGATTGTTTGGAGCCAAGTTCAACATTGTTCAGCTTCTCCAACTATTGCCAGAGATGAGTGCCCTGAGAATGGCATCTGTCAATGTCCCGAAACTTCAAATACATCGAAGGTTGATGACATCTCTTATTCCAAAGTCGTTTCAAGCCAGGTTCAACATTGGTTAGCTCCTGAAACTTCATATCAATACATGGGGGAAGATGTGAATGCTGATACACAGAATGCTCCACTCCAATTTCAGCGCGGTCTAGGAGAGTCGAGTTTCTCAGCTGCTGGTCATTTCTCGAATTTCATAGCCTCAGGTCCCTATTCTGGCAATGTCTCCCTTCGATCAGAAAGCAGCACCACCAGCACCCGCTCTTTTGCCTTCCCCGT ATTACAGTCCGAGTGGAACAGCAGTCCGGTTAGAATGGCGAAAGCTGACAGGAGGCATTTGCGTAAACATAGGGGTTGGAGGGGTTGTTTTCTTTGCTGTAGATTCTGA
- the LOC126594946 gene encoding uncharacterized protein LOC126594946 isoform X1, translated as MKLEREPVFGHLSISHKPDSNPFNCNDITLDTAGLQSINWTMKESQNRVSCGSEVNEEDAGQVPCMRNGFSVSNFDCSKILDDLENSNEDAAVKGFGSPYARSSENFEASEKESDYFMDKSVTECELPELIVCYKDSSCNKIKDICIDEGMPSQDKNWVETGMDEEACCTYLSPDEDQNKQMLEEQLDIVTTIPDGFKSITNNDLEKVFSIPRNSKDLMERGDAINSEKIAIDVSKEISSPANVLAVQELGEGNPQSKSSNKDSNEAKQETVQVSSEIAKTESPTLVSETEGSNHVEKEVLVSAAEESQCLLGDRKAENRNIISGFDASAHVSITADARPQIGVCDMPLHDDGHDVKNDNISDSEVVPSQVQQCLAPMVTGREECPENGVHLDTRNTSNVDDDISDSMLVSSHVQHCLPPVATGNEECPEIGVCQNLDILDTAKVDDDISDSKIVWSQVQHCSASPTIARDECPENGICQCPETSNTSKVDDISYSKVVSSQVQHWLAPETSYQYMGEDVNADTQNAPLQFQRGLGESSFSAAGHFSNFIASGPYSGNVSLRSESSTTSTRSFAFPVLQSEWNSSPVRMAKADRRHLRKHRGWRGCFLCCRF; from the exons ATGAAACTTG AGAGAGAACCAGTGTTTGGCCACTTATCTATAAGCCACAAGCCTGATTCTAATCCTTTTAATTGCAATGACATTACTTTGGACACCGCGGGATTACAGTCAATAAATTGGACCATGAAGGAAAGTCAGAACAGGGTTTCGTGTGGTTCAGAGGTCAATGAAGAAGATGCTGGTCAAGTACCTTGTATGAGAAATGGCTTTTCTGTATCAAATTTTGACTGCTCAAAGATTCTGGATGACTTGGAAAATAGTAATGAAGACGCAGCAGTAAAAGGTTTTGGGTCACCATATGCTCGTTCTTCTGAAAATTTTGAAGCATCAGAGAAGGAATCGGATTATTTTATGGACAAAAGTGTTACAGAATGTGAGCTTCCAGAATTGATAGTATGTTACAAAGACAGCAGTTGTAATAAAATTAAGGACATATGTATTGATGAGGGAATGCCTTCCCAAGACAAGAACTGGGTTGAAACTGGCATGGATGAGGAGGCATGCTGCACCTATTTATCTCCTGATGAGGATCAGAATAAGCAAATGCTTGAAGAACAATTGGACATCGTTACGACCATTCCTGACGGCTTTAAATCTATTACAAATAATGATTTAGAGAAGGTATTTTCCATTCCTCGCAATTCCAAGGATCTGATGGAGAGAGGCGATGCTATAAATTCGGAGAAGATCGCAATTGACGTGTCCAAAGAAATTTCGTCCCCTGCAAATGTGCTGGCAGTGCAAGAGTTGGGTGAAGGGAACCCCCAGTCTAAGTCTTCTAATAAGGACAGTAATGAAGCCAAACAAGAGACTGTTCAG GTTTCAAGTGAAATAGCAAAGACCGAGAGCCCTACTTTGGTTTCAGAAACTGAAGGGTCTAACCATGTTGAGAAGGAAGTATTGGTTTCTGCAGCTGAGGAATCACAGTGCCTTCTTGGTGATAGAAAGGCAGAGAACAGAAACATTATTTCTGGTTTCGATGCTTCAGCACATGTATCCATTACCGCAGATGCGCGTCCTCAAATTGGTGTCTGCGATATGCCTTTACATGATGATGGTCATGATGTCAAAAATGACAATATCTCTGATTCAGAGGTCGTGCCCAGCCAAGTTCAACAGTGTTTAGCACCCATGGTTACTGGAAGAGAAGAGTGTCCTGAGAATGGTGTACATCTCGATACTAGAAATACGTCCAATGTTGATGATGACATTTCTGATTCAATGCTTGTTTCAAGCCATGTTCAACATTGTTTACCACCTGTGGCTACTGGAAATGAGGAGTGTCCTGAAATTGGTGTCTGTCAAAATCTCGATATTTTAGATACGGCCAAGGTTGATGATGACATTTCTGATTCAAAGATTGTTTGGAGCCAAGTTCAACATTGTTCAGCTTCTCCAACTATTGCCAGAGATGAGTGCCCTGAGAATGGCATCTGTCAATGTCCCGAAACTTCAAATACATCGAAGGTTGATGACATCTCTTATTCCAAAGTCGTTTCAAGCCAGGTTCAACATTGGTTAGCTCCTGAAACTTCATATCAATACATGGGGGAAGATGTGAATGCTGATACACAGAATGCTCCACTCCAATTTCAGCGCGGTCTAGGAGAGTCGAGTTTCTCAGCTGCTGGTCATTTCTCGAATTTCATAGCCTCAGGTCCCTATTCTGGCAATGTCTCCCTTCGATCAGAAAGCAGCACCACCAGCACCCGCTCTTTTGCCTTCCCCGT ATTACAGTCCGAGTGGAACAGCAGTCCGGTTAGAATGGCGAAAGCTGACAGGAGGCATTTGCGTAAACATAGGGGTTGGAGGGGTTGTTTTCTTTGCTGTAGATTCTGA